ATCTGGATGTCGAAAAACTGTATGGATCCTGGGACAAAAAAGAAAATCTTTCCAACGGAGACAGTGTTGTTTTCACTTGGGATGAGGACACAGTACATACGATTGAGGAAAAGTATCACGTCAAGCTGAAAGACGATGCCATCAAAGCAACCGTCGAAGGCTTGCAGGATGTGGAAACATATGACGCCTTTCAGGGCTTAAAGGTGAGCTTTGACGGGTATGCGCCGTCCGGCACGGTCAGTTTGGACAACACGGAATGCGGCATCTCCTCGCTGGAATATACGGCAAAACCGAGTGACCATCTAAAAAACGGCGACAAGATAACCGTCACCGTCACGGTGCCGGAAAACTGCGCGAAACAGTACGGCAAGATTCCGAAGGCAGTGTCTAAACAGTATACGGTTTCCGGTCTGGATGGCTTTGTCACCTCGGCGGCAGAGATTCCGGACGATATCATGAACGCCATGAAAAAGCAGGCTGAGGACACCTTCAAAGCAGAGTTTGCGAAATCTGCCGGTGAAGATGAAAAACTGGACAGTATGACCTATGTCGGCAATTACTTTTTGACGGAAAAAGAGGGGGCGGTCAAGAGCTTCTGGTCTTCTAACGATAGCAATGCCATCTATTTGGTGTACAAAACCAATTATGTTGACAACGGAAAATCTGTCGGCGGATATTGGTTTTGTCGCTTTAGCGATGTGAAGGTTCTGGCAGACGGAACATACAGCGTAGACACTACATCGTATCGAACAACGAACACTTGGGACAGCACGATTGGAGAAGATCATAAGTACCCGGGCTATCCGGACGTCATCTCTCTCTTTAATCACTGTGTGACAGAAAATATGGAATCGTACAATTACGAAGACAATGTTGGAAAGGGAGATGTAAGCGCGCAATCTTAAAGTCTGCCGCAAAATCCATCAGAATAGCAAAACCTCTGGCCGATCTCCAATGGGGAAGGTCAGAGGTTTTGCTGTTTTTAAAACGATTTTTTCTTACAGCGAGTGACTTTGTACTTGCCGCTCTCTTTCCTGCTGTCCGAGCTGCTGCTGGACGGCAAGACGTCCACCCTGCCGATTGATACGTTCCAATACGATAGATTTTGAAGGTATAAAAAATACATAAGATTCTCTCATCAAAAGAAAACGACCAGTTCTCATGTAAAAACTGGTCGTTTTTCATGTAAAGTTATTGTACTTTACATATTACTCTTTTCGGCAAAGTTACAAGCATAACTGTTCCGTTTTCGGAGCTTTCTTCTGTTTTTACTGTTCCGCCGTGGAGCGAAGCGATTTCCCAAACCAACGAAAGTCCAAGTCCTACGCCGCCGTGCGCTCTGCTGCGGGACTTGTCCACGCGGAAAAACGGCTGAAAGATGCTTTCTCTGTATTGTTCGGCAATTCCAAATCCGTGATCCTTTACTCGTATGAGAATCCTGTCTGCTTCATCACAGATGGAAATATGAACTGCTGCATCACAGCGATTATATCGTATGGCATTTTCAGTTAAATTGAATATCATACGATACAGTAACGTATCGCTGCCGATTAGCGTACCATCCCCATCGTATGAAAGCGTGACCCCTTTTTCCTCGGCAAGCGGAGCGAGATCGGTCAAAATTTCTTCAAGCATTGGCGCAAGTTCCACCGTGTCATTACAGGGAACCGTGCGGAGCGCACTCATTTCCAGCAGAATTTTCGTCATCTGCGACATGCGTTCGGTCTGTTCCTGTAAAAGCTTGAGAAATTCTGCGATTTCAGGTTCTGCATCGACATGCTCGACAGCAAACAATTCAATCTGTGCTTGCATGAGCGCAAGCGGCGTGCGCAATTCGTGCGCAGCGTTTCCGGTAAACTGCCGCTGCGCTGTAAAGCCTTCATCCAAGCGGTCAATCATGCTGTTAAAGGAGCTGCTGAATTGTTTGAACTCCGGCAGCACATCTTCGCTGACCTTCATATCAGACAAATTGTTCGGCTGCACATGTTCAATTTGCGCAGCAAAGCTGCGTAAAGGCTTCAGCGCGTGACCGCTGACAAAATATGCGAGTACACCGCCAAACACGGTGACAGCAGCTGTTATGTACCAATTGGTGATTCCGAAGGATTCCTGCACACCGCTTACAATAATCGTGAGTTCCTGATCCAAGTTTTTACTCTGCGGGTCGAACGAATCCGGTTTTCCCTGATCAATGTCACTGTAAGCGGAGATGCCGTCACTGATGGAATCCATATAGTGC
The sequence above is a segment of the Butyricicoccus intestinisimiae genome. Coding sequences within it:
- a CDS encoding HAMP domain-containing sensor histidine kinase, which translates into the protein MKRLSLQWRITLMTAVLIAVTCLLMNCLIGYSGKHYMDSISDGISAYSDIDQGKPDSFDPQSKNLDQELTIIVSGVQESFGITNWYITAAVTVFGGVLAYFVSGHALKPLRSFAAQIEHVQPNNLSDMKVSEDVLPEFKQFSSSFNSMIDRLDEGFTAQRQFTGNAAHELRTPLALMQAQIELFAVEHVDAEPEIAEFLKLLQEQTERMSQMTKILLEMSALRTVPCNDTVELAPMLEEILTDLAPLAEEKGVTLSYDGDGTLIGSDTLLYRMIFNLTENAIRYNRCDAAVHISICDEADRILIRVKDHGFGIAEQYRESIFQPFFRVDKSRSRAHGGVGLGLSLVWEIASLHGGTVKTEESSENGTVMLVTLPKRVICKVQ